The proteins below come from a single candidate division WOR-3 bacterium genomic window:
- a CDS encoding dihydroorotase has translation MSSKIPQYKKIKITELFISGGKLVLPGKKTINNPGIYITNGKISKGTPEGKKGVNILQLKDTEYIAPGFIDLHCHLREPGNPESETIERGSLSAVAGGFTEILCMPNTNPPLDNPKLVKQVITKARRTENARVYVIASATKNREGKVLSPVKSLIRAGAVALSDDGAPIEDDRLMYKLLLLSKEYRLPIINHCEVRALSRNGTINDGKISKKLGLKGIPDIAESIMVLRDLILQTHTGGILHIAHVSTKKSVEVLRWAKAQGIRFTAETCPHYFTLTENYCAGLDPNYKVSPPLRTKADVEAIKEALADGIIEVIATDHAPWHRRYKQSGWQKARPGMIGLETAFSLGYEQLVLKKYLSLEKFIACLTQNPRRILARSLTLEAGDDALITIFDLSIDWIYEKDLIFSRSSNTPFLGRSFKGKITKVIVNNYLFIF, from the coding sequence TTGAGTTCTAAGATTCCTCAATATAAAAAAATTAAAATCACGGAACTTTTTATATCGGGCGGTAAACTCGTCTTGCCCGGAAAAAAGACAATTAATAACCCGGGCATTTATATTACAAACGGTAAAATAAGTAAAGGGACCCCAGAGGGTAAAAAAGGCGTTAATATCTTACAGCTTAAAGACACAGAATATATTGCCCCGGGCTTTATTGATTTACACTGCCATCTTCGAGAACCAGGCAATCCGGAATCTGAAACTATTGAGCGAGGAAGCCTTTCGGCAGTAGCTGGCGGTTTTACGGAAATTTTATGTATGCCTAATACTAATCCACCGCTTGATAACCCAAAGTTAGTTAAACAAGTGATTACTAAAGCCAGAAGGACTGAAAATGCCCGCGTTTATGTAATTGCCTCAGCTACTAAAAATCGAGAAGGCAAAGTATTATCACCAGTAAAAAGTCTAATTCGAGCCGGTGCTGTAGCCTTATCTGATGACGGCGCACCAATTGAAGATGATCGGTTAATGTACAAACTTCTATTGCTCTCTAAGGAATACAGACTTCCGATCATTAATCATTGTGAAGTGCGGGCACTAAGTCGCAATGGGACAATTAACGATGGGAAAATAAGTAAAAAACTTGGACTTAAGGGCATTCCGGACATTGCTGAGTCTATTATGGTTTTAAGGGACCTTATACTTCAAACACACACCGGAGGAATTCTTCATATCGCCCATGTATCAACTAAAAAATCCGTTGAAGTGCTACGTTGGGCAAAAGCCCAGGGGATTAGATTTACGGCTGAGACTTGCCCGCATTATTTTACGTTAACCGAAAACTATTGCGCAGGATTGGACCCGAATTATAAAGTCTCACCGCCGTTACGAACTAAAGCCGATGTTGAAGCAATAAAAGAAGCACTGGCCGATGGCATAATTGAAGTAATTGCCACAGATCATGCCCCGTGGCATCGTCGATACAAACAGAGTGGTTGGCAAAAAGCTCGGCCGGGCATGATTGGGTTGGAAACAGCATTTTCTTTAGGTTATGAACAGTTGGTCTTAAAAAAATATCTGAGTTTAGAAAAATTTATCGCTTGTTTGACTCAGAATCCGCGGAGAATTTTGGCTCGTTCGCTTACGCTGGAGGCCGGCGACGATGCTTTAATTACTATATTTGATTTGTCAATCGATTGGATATATGAAAAAGATTTAATATTTTCTCGTTCTTCAAATACACCGTTTCTAGGCCGTAGCTTTAAAGGGAAAATTACCAAGGTAATTGTAAATAATTATCTTTTTATTTTCTGA
- a CDS encoding phosphatase PAP2 family protein — protein sequence MLQRAFKILLFVIILYNTVWATLDENVSQYIEDRWHSPAMDKIMAVPNFVSSVLGISLGNLSVFYLGQEKEVATAKLAITAWGFSAGTTFLLKAAFNRPRPSNTDMPRYNSSFPSGHTASWFSQAIIYSAKYPRLTIPLYVFGAFVGLSRIYYGEHYFTDVLAGAAVGSIAGYMTLKLENHLRKIPFLR from the coding sequence ATGCTTCAAAGAGCCTTTAAAATTTTATTGTTTGTTATAATACTTTACAATACTGTCTGGGCAACATTAGATGAAAATGTTTCTCAATATATCGAGGACCGCTGGCACTCGCCGGCAATGGATAAAATTATGGCGGTTCCCAATTTTGTGTCAAGCGTTTTGGGAATTAGTTTAGGAAATCTCTCGGTCTTTTATTTGGGGCAGGAAAAAGAGGTCGCAACTGCCAAATTAGCTATCACAGCCTGGGGATTTTCCGCAGGCACCACTTTTCTTTTGAAGGCCGCATTTAATCGTCCCCGACCATCCAATACCGATATGCCACGTTATAACTCATCGTTTCCATCCGGCCATACTGCTAGTTGGTTTTCTCAAGCAATTATATATAGTGCCAAGTATCCTCGACTTACGATTCCGCTATATGTATTTGGGGCTTTTGTTGGACTATCCCGAATTTACTATGGCGAACACTATTTTACCGATGTGTTGGCTGGGGCCGCAGTCGGTAGTATAGCGGGCTATATGACCCTTAAACTAGAAAATCACTTAAGAAAAATTCCGTTTTTGCGTTAA